TCAATTGAAGTTAACCCGTACTTCTCTAAAATGGACTTGAAATCCTTTAAAGTTAATTCTACTCCTTTTGACAGTGATTGTGAATTTTGTTCATCGGATGAATGCTGAAGTGCAAGTTCCAGATGGTCAATAACGCTGAGGAGGTCTTCAATTATTCCTTCGTTTGCATATTTAAGAAACTCCTGCCTGTTCCTTTCGGCAATCCTTTTATAGTTTTCAAAATCAGCGTATAGCCTGATATATTTGTCATTCGATTCAGCAAGTGACTCCTCAAGTTTCTGGATACTCTTTTCTTCGG
This DNA window, taken from Nitrospirota bacterium, encodes the following:
- the grpE gene encoding nucleotide exchange factor GrpE, which encodes MIEEEKENKELTEDTVYNNVDNPQKEGSEEKSIQKLEESLAESNDKYIRLYADFENYKRIAERNRQEFLKYANEGIIEDLLSVIDHLELALQHSSDEQNSQSLSKGVELTLKDFKSILEKYGLTSIEAKDKPFDPSVHHAISQIETDEVEENIVAKEHRRGYMLKDRLLRASLVEVSKKPSQAK